From a region of the Calliphora vicina chromosome 4, idCalVici1.1, whole genome shotgun sequence genome:
- the Naa20A gene encoding N-alpha-acetyltransferase 20: MTTLRPFTCDDLFKFNNVNFDPLTETYGLSFYTQYLARWPEFFQLAESPSGQIMGYIMGKVEGHMENWHGHVTALTVSPDYRRLGLAALLMQFLEDISEKKRSYFVDLFVRKSNQIAINMYKNLGYIIYRTILDYYSGDQDEDAYDMRKALSRDVEKKSIIPYTQPVRPEDLDMH; the protein is encoded by the exons ATGACCACTTTAAGACCCTTTACTTGtgatgatttatttaaatttaacaatgt CAACTTTGATCCGCTAACAGAAACATATGGTCTGTCATTTTACACACAGTACTTAGCTAGGTGGCCAGAGTTTTTTCAATTGGCTGAATCTCCCAGTGGACAAATAATGGGTTATA TCATGGGCAAGGTAGAGGGCCATATGGAAAACTGGCATGGTCATGTTACAGCCTTAACGGTTTCTCCCGATTATAGACGTTTGGGTTTGGCTGCTTTGTTGATGCAGTTCTTGGAAGACATATCAGAAAA AAAACGTTCTTATTTTGTGGATCTGTTTGTGCGTAAAAGTAATCAAATTGCTATTAACATGTATAAGAATCTGGGCTATATTATATATCGTACGATATTGGACTATTATTCGGGAGATCAAGATGAGGATGCTTATG ATATGCGCAAAGCTTTATCGAGAGATGTGGAAAAAAAGTCTATAATACCCTATACACAGCCAGTACGCCCGGAAGATTTAGATATGCATTGA